In one window of Halomarina pelagica DNA:
- a CDS encoding DUF192 domain-containing protein — MRVVHDSGRVLATEVERAEGLLSQGRGLMFRRSIPDDYALVFPFGRQARRGIHTLCVPFPLDVCWLCDDVVQRTATLAPWRGYGRAIADAVVEFPAGTLDGVERGDRIRIE, encoded by the coding sequence GTGCGCGTCGTACACGACTCGGGACGGGTGCTCGCGACCGAGGTCGAGCGGGCGGAGGGGTTACTCTCGCAGGGACGGGGGTTGATGTTCCGGCGCTCGATCCCGGACGACTACGCGCTCGTCTTCCCGTTCGGTCGGCAGGCTCGGCGGGGCATCCACACGCTCTGCGTCCCCTTCCCGCTCGACGTCTGCTGGCTCTGCGACGACGTGGTGCAGCGGACGGCGACGCTCGCACCGTGGCGCGGCTACGGCCGGGCGATCGCCGACGCCGTCGTGGAGTTCCCGGCGGGTACGCTCGACGGCGTGGAACGGGGGGACAGAATTCGGATCGAGTGA
- a CDS encoding ArsR family transcriptional regulator codes for MSDTTAEGITDLPPSAKLVYKVLEYNGPLTQKGIVEESMLSARTVRYALERLESIDVVDEDVYFADARQNLYEIAEAAGTARDDAEETKAVSDD; via the coding sequence ATGAGCGACACTACTGCCGAGGGGATAACGGACCTACCGCCGAGTGCGAAGCTGGTGTACAAGGTGCTCGAGTACAACGGGCCGCTGACCCAGAAGGGTATCGTCGAGGAGTCGATGCTCTCGGCCAGGACCGTGCGGTACGCGCTCGAACGGCTCGAATCCATCGACGTCGTCGACGAGGACGTCTACTTCGCCGACGCACGCCAGAACCTCTACGAGATCGCCGAAGCGGCCGGGACCGCCAGGGACGACGCGGAGGAGACGAAGGCCGTCAGCGACGACTGA
- a CDS encoding ribosome biogenesis/translation initiation ATPase RLI, with translation MAEDSIAVVDLDRCSPDRCNYECANYCPPNRTGKECITTRGDAAKEGKIAGDPDQVRISEEICLGESCGICVVKCPFDAIEIINLPQELDEEPVHRYGENAFSLYGLPAPQDGKVTGILGPNGIGKTTAVRILAEEITPNLGDYDTEPSWEAAIDRFRGTELQNYLEAMRDSDIAVARKPQYVDKIPDQFDGNTRQLLDSTDERGVVDDLVERLGIGPVVDQPIDTLSGGELQRVALAATLARDADFYFLDEITPYLDIGQRVAAARLIRDLAEAGDRSMLVVEHDLAVLDLLADSLNVAYGEPGAFGVITPPKSTRQGINEYLAGYLEAQNMRIRPEAIEFERHAPRAARRGEVLVEYPALTKSYGDGEFTLEVEAGAIHENEVLGVVGPNGIGKSTFAKLLTGRLEPTEGELDARLDISYKPQYVEIDQPMRVDAFLASITDDFGSSYWETEIAGPLQLERIMEQNLPDLSGGERQRVAIAACLSKDADLYLLDEPSAHLDVEQRVLATRAIRRYTENHDATALVIDHDIYMIDLLADRLMVFDGEPAIRGETSPPVGMREGMNRFLGNLDITFRRDQRTSRPRINKPGSQLDREQKRAGEYYYAPERDDE, from the coding sequence ATGGCGGAGGACAGCATCGCGGTCGTCGATCTCGACCGCTGTTCGCCGGACCGCTGTAACTACGAGTGCGCCAACTACTGCCCACCCAATCGGACGGGCAAGGAGTGCATCACGACCCGCGGCGACGCGGCGAAGGAGGGCAAGATAGCGGGCGATCCCGACCAGGTACGTATCTCCGAGGAGATCTGTCTCGGCGAGTCCTGTGGCATCTGCGTGGTGAAGTGCCCGTTCGACGCCATCGAGATCATCAACCTCCCGCAGGAACTCGACGAGGAACCCGTCCACCGCTACGGCGAGAACGCCTTCTCGCTGTACGGCCTGCCCGCCCCGCAGGACGGGAAGGTGACGGGCATCCTCGGCCCGAACGGGATCGGGAAGACGACCGCCGTCCGCATCCTCGCCGAGGAGATCACCCCCAACCTCGGCGACTACGACACCGAACCGAGCTGGGAGGCGGCCATCGACCGCTTCCGCGGCACCGAACTCCAGAACTACCTGGAGGCGATGCGCGACAGCGACATCGCCGTCGCGCGAAAGCCACAGTACGTCGACAAGATCCCCGATCAGTTCGACGGCAACACCCGCCAGCTGCTCGATTCGACCGACGAACGCGGCGTCGTCGACGACCTCGTCGAGCGACTCGGGATCGGGCCGGTCGTCGACCAGCCCATCGACACGCTCTCCGGCGGCGAACTCCAGCGCGTCGCGCTCGCCGCCACGCTCGCCCGCGACGCCGACTTCTACTTCCTCGACGAGATCACGCCCTACCTCGACATCGGCCAGCGCGTCGCCGCCGCGCGGCTCATCCGCGACCTGGCGGAGGCGGGCGACCGCTCGATGCTCGTCGTGGAGCACGACCTCGCCGTCCTCGACCTGCTCGCGGACTCGCTCAACGTCGCCTACGGCGAACCAGGGGCGTTCGGCGTCATCACGCCCCCGAAGTCCACCAGACAGGGGATCAACGAGTACCTCGCGGGCTACCTGGAGGCGCAGAACATGCGCATCCGTCCGGAGGCCATCGAGTTCGAGCGACACGCGCCGCGCGCCGCGCGCAGGGGCGAGGTGCTCGTCGAGTACCCAGCGCTCACCAAGAGCTACGGCGACGGCGAGTTCACCCTGGAGGTCGAGGCCGGCGCGATCCACGAGAACGAGGTGCTCGGCGTGGTCGGCCCGAACGGGATCGGGAAGTCCACCTTCGCGAAGCTCCTCACCGGGCGACTGGAGCCCACCGAGGGCGAACTCGACGCGCGACTCGACATCTCCTACAAGCCTCAGTACGTCGAGATCGACCAGCCGATGCGCGTCGACGCGTTCCTCGCGTCGATCACCGACGACTTCGGCTCGTCGTACTGGGAGACGGAGATCGCGGGACCGCTCCAGCTGGAGCGGATCATGGAGCAGAACCTCCCCGACCTCTCGGGCGGCGAGCGCCAGCGCGTCGCCATCGCGGCCTGCCTCTCGAAGGACGCCGACCTCTACCTGCTCGACGAGCCGTCGGCGCACCTCGACGTGGAACAGCGCGTGCTCGCCACGCGCGCCATCCGCCGCTACACGGAGAACCACGACGCGACGGCGCTCGTCATCGACCACGACATCTACATGATCGACCTCCTCGCGGATCGCCTGATGGTCTTCGACGGCGAACCGGCGATCCGCGGCGAGACGAGCCCCCCCGTCGGCATGCGCGAGGGGATGAACCGCTTCCTCGGCAACCTCGACATCACCTTCCGCCGCGATCAGCGCACGAGTCGCCCGCGGATCAACAAGCCCGGGTCGCAGCTCGACCGCGAGCAGAAGCGGGCGGGCGAGTACTACTACGCCCCCGAACGCGACGACGAGTAG
- a CDS encoding PHP domain-containing protein, whose protein sequence is MDYDYHVHSTYSDGSFLRWMVRAAERAGLEGVGIADHCNVSERESMVAAKRDHGFNLDLTHERRRSAIERVREDAAIDIFDAVELDYDPRDEDAIRRFLDGNEFDYAIGSVHTVDDLNVQVPSLFDDWSESDRRDLTDDYFDGLVALIESELFEIAAHPDLLERNPNLRGFATDEHYRRVAEAFERSRTVPELNAGRVLRDYGEFSPRPAFLSVLREYDVAVTLGSDSHRPDEIAPRHERVREFREEIDLDLVELNV, encoded by the coding sequence ATGGACTACGACTACCACGTCCACTCGACCTACTCGGACGGGAGCTTCCTGCGCTGGATGGTGCGCGCCGCGGAGCGGGCGGGTCTGGAGGGCGTCGGTATCGCCGACCACTGTAACGTCTCGGAACGCGAGTCGATGGTCGCGGCCAAGCGCGATCACGGGTTCAACCTCGATCTGACCCACGAGCGGCGTCGGTCGGCCATCGAGCGCGTCCGCGAAGACGCCGCTATCGACATCTTCGACGCGGTCGAACTCGACTACGATCCCCGAGACGAGGACGCAATCCGGCGCTTCCTCGACGGAAACGAGTTCGACTACGCGATCGGGAGCGTCCACACCGTCGACGACCTGAACGTGCAGGTGCCGTCGCTCTTCGACGACTGGTCCGAGTCCGATCGGCGCGACCTGACGGACGACTACTTCGACGGTCTGGTCGCGCTGATCGAGTCCGAACTGTTCGAGATCGCGGCCCACCCCGACCTCCTCGAACGGAACCCTAACCTCCGGGGGTTCGCGACCGACGAGCACTACCGCCGGGTCGCGGAGGCGTTCGAGCGCTCACGGACCGTCCCCGAACTGAACGCCGGGCGGGTCCTGCGCGACTACGGCGAGTTCTCGCCCCGTCCGGCGTTCCTCTCCGTCCTCCGCGAGTACGACGTGGCCGTCACGCTCGGCTCCGACTCCCACCGTCCCGACGAGATCGCCCCCCGCCACGAGCGAGTTCGGGAGTTCCGGGAAGAGATCGATCTGGACCTGGTCGAACTGAACGTGTAG
- a CDS encoding preprotein translocase subunit Sec61beta — MSRGQNTGGLMSSAGLVRYFDSEDRNAPQIDPRTVVAFGVMFGLLVMVLNVV; from the coding sequence ATGAGCCGTGGCCAGAACACCGGCGGTCTGATGTCGAGCGCCGGACTCGTCCGCTACTTCGACTCCGAGGACCGCAACGCCCCCCAGATCGATCCGCGCACCGTCGTCGCCTTCGGCGTCATGTTCGGACTGCTGGTGATGGTGCTCAACGTCGTCTGA
- a CDS encoding thioredoxin family protein: MTVTLKDFYADWCGPCKTQDPILEDLAEDWDGRFEVEKVNVDEEQDVANEYQVRSLPTLIVENDDGVVERFVGVTQREDIEDALESAGA; the protein is encoded by the coding sequence ATGACTGTCACCCTCAAGGATTTCTACGCCGATTGGTGCGGCCCGTGTAAGACCCAGGATCCCATCCTGGAGGACCTGGCGGAGGACTGGGACGGCCGCTTCGAGGTCGAGAAGGTGAACGTCGACGAGGAGCAGGACGTCGCGAACGAGTACCAGGTCCGTTCGCTCCCGACGCTCATCGTGGAGAACGACGATGGCGTCGTCGAGCGCTTCGTCGGCGTCACCCAGCGCGAGGACATCGAGGACGCCCTCGAATCCGCCGGCGCGTAA
- the npdG gene encoding NADPH-dependent F420 reductase — protein MRIALCGGTGDIGEALALRWAYDTDHEILIGSRDPERARGKAEEYVTELDSRGIEADVKGFANEMAADRADVVVVAVPAYHLVDTVESIADRLDPDTVLVTPAVGMKRDDSGLHYNPPSAGSVAALCADAAPDDVPVVGAFHNLAAGRFADLDAEVEWDTLVFGDDADAKDIVMLLADEIEGLRPLDAGGLANASEVEALTPLLVNVAIHNEGMHDLGVRFQ, from the coding sequence ATGCGAATCGCACTCTGCGGCGGCACCGGCGACATCGGCGAGGCGCTCGCGCTCCGCTGGGCCTACGACACCGACCACGAGATCCTGATCGGCTCGCGCGACCCCGAGCGCGCCCGGGGGAAGGCCGAGGAGTACGTGACCGAACTCGACAGCCGCGGGATCGAGGCGGACGTGAAAGGATTCGCCAACGAGATGGCCGCCGACCGCGCGGACGTGGTGGTCGTCGCGGTCCCCGCCTACCACCTCGTGGACACCGTCGAGTCCATCGCCGACCGGCTCGACCCCGACACCGTCCTCGTCACGCCCGCAGTGGGGATGAAGCGCGACGATTCGGGACTGCACTACAACCCGCCGAGCGCGGGCAGCGTGGCGGCGCTCTGTGCCGACGCCGCCCCCGACGACGTGCCCGTCGTCGGCGCGTTCCACAACCTCGCCGCGGGCAGGTTCGCCGACCTGGACGCCGAGGTCGAGTGGGACACGCTCGTCTTCGGCGACGACGCGGACGCCAAGGACATCGTGATGCTGCTCGCCGACGAGATCGAGGGACTGCGCCCGCTCGACGCGGGCGGCCTCGCCAACGCGAGCGAGGTGGAGGCGCTGACGCCGCTGCTCGTCAACGTCGCGATACACAACGAAGGCATGCACGACCTCGGCGTCCGCTTCCAGTGA
- a CDS encoding TIGR01548 family HAD-type hydrolase, with protein MTLAVDAVVLDVDGVLVDVSESYRRAIVESIEHVYGETIERETIQLFKDAGGFNDDWDLTHAAALLVLARRHGYEYSTATFADAIAASGGGIDGAQTVVADKLDPDQRERVLAAWDPEKLTDVFQQLYLGSDLYRELEGGEPSLDTEGFINDETVLVEEGTLAALVERYDVGVVTGRPAAEAAIALDRVSLDVPDAYLFTMDHDAPGKPEPEALVSLAERFDAEALAFVGDTLDDVRTAVNAEEADPERTYHGIGVLTGGLSGESGRRKFERAGARAVRDSVNDVPELLEPR; from the coding sequence GTGACGCTCGCGGTCGACGCCGTCGTCCTCGACGTCGACGGCGTCCTCGTCGACGTCTCCGAGTCCTACCGCCGCGCCATCGTCGAGTCCATCGAACACGTCTACGGCGAGACGATCGAGCGGGAGACGATTCAGTTGTTCAAGGACGCGGGCGGGTTCAACGACGACTGGGACCTCACTCACGCGGCCGCGCTGCTCGTCCTCGCGCGCCGTCACGGCTACGAGTACTCGACTGCGACCTTCGCGGACGCCATCGCGGCCAGCGGGGGCGGCATCGACGGGGCACAGACCGTCGTCGCCGACAAGCTCGACCCCGACCAGCGAGAGCGCGTCCTCGCCGCCTGGGACCCCGAGAAGCTGACCGACGTATTCCAGCAGCTCTACCTCGGGAGCGACCTGTACCGCGAACTGGAGGGCGGCGAACCATCCCTCGACACGGAGGGGTTCATCAACGACGAGACGGTCCTCGTCGAGGAGGGGACGCTCGCGGCGCTCGTCGAGCGCTACGACGTGGGCGTCGTGACGGGCCGCCCGGCGGCCGAGGCGGCCATCGCCCTGGATCGGGTCAGCCTCGACGTGCCCGACGCCTACCTGTTCACGATGGATCACGACGCGCCGGGCAAACCCGAGCCAGAGGCACTCGTCAGCCTCGCAGAGCGCTTCGACGCCGAGGCGCTCGCGTTCGTCGGCGACACCCTCGACGACGTGCGGACGGCCGTCAACGCCGAGGAGGCGGACCCGGAACGCACCTACCACGGGATCGGCGTCCTCACCGGCGGCCTCTCGGGCGAATCGGGCCGCCGGAAGTTCGAACGCGCGGGCGCGCGGGCAGTCCGGGACAGCGTCAACGACGTGCCCGAACTGCTCGAACCGCGCTGA
- a CDS encoding UPF0146 family protein: MNPATRDALLERLCYYDSVVEVGIGHRDDVARPLAQCASVVATDVHDRPTPPGVEFVRDDVTRPTLSVYEGAEALYAICLPPELHRPTRAVARRVGAAFHFTTLGGDQPEIPVTRETLPGTTLFTARERGVAT; encoded by the coding sequence GTGAATCCGGCAACACGCGACGCGCTGCTGGAGCGCCTCTGTTACTACGACTCGGTCGTGGAGGTCGGCATCGGGCATCGCGACGACGTCGCGCGCCCCCTCGCGCAGTGCGCCTCGGTCGTCGCCACCGACGTTCACGACCGACCGACGCCGCCCGGCGTCGAGTTCGTCCGCGACGACGTCACCCGACCGACGCTCTCGGTGTACGAGGGGGCGGAAGCGCTGTACGCCATCTGCCTCCCGCCCGAACTGCACCGTCCGACGCGGGCCGTCGCCCGTCGCGTCGGCGCGGCGTTCCACTTCACCACGCTCGGCGGGGATCAACCGGAGATCCCGGTGACTCGGGAGACGCTCCCGGGGACGACGCTGTTCACCGCCCGCGAGCGGGGGGTTGCGACGTGA
- a CDS encoding archaemetzincin family Zn-dependent metalloprotease, with protein sequence MHVDIVPIGDVPPAVKREASSGLRAVYDCDVTVHSAQEIPEGAYDPSRGQYRAEEFIELAGRIGDGDKNIAITPKDLFYRRRNYVFGLAYLDGNGSVISTYRLQTSSDGGIASKPASEVFSDRVRKEVVHEIGHTLGLEHCDNNRCVMNFSPTVREVDMKEQNLCGTCSRLVH encoded by the coding sequence ATGCACGTTGACATCGTGCCGATCGGCGACGTGCCCCCCGCCGTCAAGCGCGAGGCGTCATCTGGTCTGCGTGCGGTCTACGACTGCGACGTAACCGTCCATAGCGCCCAGGAGATTCCCGAGGGAGCGTACGATCCGAGTCGGGGGCAATACCGAGCCGAGGAGTTCATCGAACTCGCCGGCCGGATCGGCGACGGCGACAAGAACATCGCCATCACGCCGAAGGACCTCTTCTACCGGCGGCGAAACTACGTCTTCGGTCTCGCCTACCTCGACGGCAACGGGAGCGTCATCTCCACCTATCGACTTCAGACCTCCTCGGACGGCGGAATCGCCTCGAAGCCGGCCAGCGAGGTGTTCTCCGACCGCGTCAGAAAGGAGGTCGTCCACGAGATCGGACACACGCTCGGACTCGAACACTGCGACAACAACCGCTGCGTGATGAACTTCTCGCCGACCGTCCGCGAAGTCGACATGAAAGAGCAGAACCTCTGTGGGACCTGCTCGCGCCTCGTGCACTAG
- the pdxT gene encoding pyridoxal 5'-phosphate synthase glutaminase subunit PdxT, with the protein MTLIAGVVAVQGDVSEHADAIRRAATAHGEAAEVREIRTAGTVPECDVLLLPGGESTTISRLLRAQGIDEEIREHVAAGRPLLATCAGLIVASSDAKDDRVRTLDLVDVTVDRNAFGRQVDSFEAPLDVTGLDDPFPAVFIRAPLIDEVGEGVEVLAEWEGRPVAVRDGPVVATSFHPELTPDSRVHRLAFFETLPAE; encoded by the coding sequence ATGACGCTCATCGCCGGCGTCGTCGCGGTCCAGGGCGACGTCTCGGAGCACGCGGACGCGATCCGTCGCGCGGCGACGGCCCACGGCGAGGCCGCCGAGGTCCGCGAGATCAGGACGGCGGGGACCGTCCCGGAGTGTGACGTTCTGCTCCTGCCGGGCGGCGAGTCGACGACCATCTCGCGGCTCCTCCGCGCGCAGGGGATCGACGAGGAGATCCGGGAGCACGTCGCGGCCGGGAGGCCCCTGCTGGCGACGTGCGCGGGTCTCATCGTCGCCAGTTCGGACGCGAAGGACGACCGCGTTCGGACGCTCGATCTGGTGGACGTGACCGTCGACCGGAACGCGTTCGGCCGGCAGGTGGACAGCTTCGAGGCTCCGCTCGACGTGACGGGCCTCGACGATCCCTTCCCGGCGGTGTTCATCCGCGCGCCGCTTATCGACGAGGTAGGTGAGGGCGTCGAGGTGCTCGCCGAGTGGGAGGGTCGCCCCGTCGCGGTGCGGGACGGCCCGGTCGTCGCCACCTCCTTCCACCCCGAACTGACGCCCGATTCACGCGTCCATCGCCTCGCCTTCTTCGAGACGCTCCCCGCCGAGTGA
- a CDS encoding bifunctional nuclease family protein, which produces MNAFIEAVRVAGTPQGPAPVVLLGAEDTVDVLPIVIGFDEAASIARGLDAIDIGRPLTHDLLLDVVEELGGRVNRVHVSEVRDETYIADVYLNTPRNDVVVDARPSDALALAARTGSPITVDEAVFEDGREPLDRFDELDDIREVVQ; this is translated from the coding sequence ATGAACGCGTTCATCGAGGCAGTCCGCGTCGCCGGTACGCCTCAGGGACCGGCACCGGTCGTCCTCCTCGGGGCCGAGGACACCGTCGACGTTCTCCCCATCGTCATCGGGTTCGACGAGGCCGCCAGCATCGCCCGCGGTCTCGACGCCATCGACATCGGTCGGCCGCTCACCCACGACCTCCTGCTCGACGTGGTCGAGGAACTGGGCGGCCGGGTCAACCGCGTCCACGTCTCCGAGGTGCGCGACGAGACGTACATCGCGGACGTGTACCTGAACACGCCCCGGAACGACGTGGTCGTCGACGCCCGCCCGAGCGACGCCCTCGCGCTGGCCGCCCGAACCGGATCGCCGATCACCGTCGACGAGGCGGTCTTCGAGGACGGTCGCGAGCCGCTCGATCGGTTCGACGAACTCGACGACATCCGGGAGGTCGTCCAGTGA
- the hisE gene encoding phosphoribosyl-ATP diphosphatase, with the protein MSDDVLRELFAVIERRRETLPDGSYTASLFTHEKGENAVLEKLGEETTELVLAAKDDDREEIAHESADIVYHLLVLLSMKGMEPDDLLGELESRR; encoded by the coding sequence GTGAGTGACGACGTCCTCCGGGAGCTGTTCGCCGTCATCGAGAGACGGCGAGAGACGTTGCCGGACGGTTCCTACACGGCGTCCCTGTTCACCCACGAGAAGGGCGAGAACGCCGTCCTCGAGAAGCTCGGCGAGGAGACGACCGAACTCGTCCTCGCCGCGAAGGACGACGACCGCGAGGAGATCGCCCACGAGAGCGCGGACATCGTCTACCACCTGCTCGTCCTGCTCTCGATGAAGGGGATGGAGCCGGACGACCTGCTCGGGGAACTGGAATCGCGGCGGTAG
- a CDS encoding ASCH domain-containing protein, producing the protein MATIDADVLLPNERLQELASDGELVQIHRGEQYAEEGDTFEIDGETFEVTAVEHRTLGDLTDEDARAEGSEDLAAYRERMERVHRDRFEWDDEAEVVRHRFEAA; encoded by the coding sequence ATGGCGACGATAGACGCGGACGTACTCCTGCCGAACGAGCGCCTCCAGGAACTCGCGAGCGACGGCGAACTCGTCCAGATCCACCGCGGCGAGCAGTACGCGGAGGAGGGCGACACGTTCGAGATCGACGGCGAGACGTTCGAGGTGACCGCAGTCGAGCACCGGACGCTCGGCGATCTCACGGACGAGGACGCCCGCGCCGAGGGGTCCGAGGACCTGGCCGCGTACAGGGAGCGGATGGAGCGCGTCCACCGCGACCGCTTCGAGTGGGACGACGAGGCCGAGGTCGTGCGCCACCGCTTCGAAGCGGCCTGA
- a CDS encoding DUF5518 domain-containing protein, giving the protein MVNWRAVLVGFGVELVLGIVGLVVPVLGQLTAAVVGGFVAGYIAKGGAGNGAWHGLLAGAFGGLVVVLALGVVGVAGLGLAGGPGGLLAGLGLTTVAIVLWLLLSLPSAVGGAVGAALS; this is encoded by the coding sequence ATGGTCAACTGGCGCGCCGTCCTCGTCGGGTTCGGCGTCGAACTGGTCCTCGGTATCGTCGGCCTGGTCGTCCCCGTCCTCGGTCAGCTCACCGCGGCCGTCGTCGGCGGGTTCGTCGCGGGCTACATCGCGAAGGGCGGCGCCGGCAACGGCGCGTGGCACGGGCTTCTCGCGGGGGCGTTCGGCGGCCTCGTCGTCGTGCTCGCGCTGGGGGTCGTCGGCGTCGCCGGGCTCGGTCTCGCGGGCGGTCCCGGCGGCCTGCTCGCCGGACTCGGCCTGACGACCGTCGCGATCGTCCTCTGGCTGCTGCTGTCGCTGCCCTCCGCCGTCGGCGGGGCGGTCGGCGCGGCGCTGTCGTGA
- a CDS encoding NOG1 family protein: protein MTYEDLPTVPRAEELVDKAFSRAARAGRAKSGVEAQQSMLQTAGNILSDNLQNVVTSWPDFDRVDPFYRELADAVVPAHGDCPGGVDGLRSHLSEVMWAGRQAGHIRDEYQSKLRGVDADLARKHRKQAFARLADVTREVADDLEALGEARDTLKTLPDVRPDEPTIVIAGYPNVGKSTFVNHVTNARNEVASYPFTTKQVRVGHVERDHVRYQLIDTPGLLDRPEADRNGIERQAVSALQHLADCILVFVDASAECGYPVEVQLALRDELADRFADIPVLTVCTKADRARDIEADAYLSVTEEEGVEELLDAAVEAVDYELELPFEG, encoded by the coding sequence ATGACCTACGAAGACCTCCCCACCGTACCGCGGGCGGAGGAACTCGTCGACAAGGCGTTCTCGCGGGCGGCGCGGGCGGGTCGCGCGAAGTCGGGCGTGGAGGCCCAGCAGTCGATGCTGCAGACGGCGGGCAACATCCTCTCGGACAACCTCCAGAACGTGGTCACCTCGTGGCCCGACTTCGACCGCGTCGATCCGTTCTACCGCGAACTCGCCGACGCCGTCGTCCCCGCCCACGGCGACTGCCCGGGCGGCGTCGACGGCCTCCGCTCGCACCTCTCGGAGGTGATGTGGGCCGGACGGCAGGCCGGACACATCCGCGACGAGTACCAGTCGAAGCTGCGCGGCGTCGACGCCGACCTCGCGCGAAAGCACCGGAAACAGGCGTTCGCCCGCCTCGCCGACGTGACGCGCGAGGTGGCCGACGACCTCGAAGCGCTGGGCGAAGCCCGGGACACGCTGAAGACGCTGCCCGACGTCCGGCCCGACGAGCCGACGATCGTCATCGCGGGCTACCCGAACGTCGGGAAGTCGACGTTCGTCAACCACGTGACCAACGCGAGAAACGAGGTGGCTTCCTACCCGTTCACCACGAAGCAGGTGCGCGTGGGTCACGTCGAGCGCGACCACGTCCGGTATCAGCTGATCGACACGCCGGGACTGCTCGACCGCCCCGAGGCGGATCGCAACGGCATCGAGCGCCAGGCCGTGAGCGCGCTCCAGCACCTCGCCGACTGCATCCTCGTGTTCGTCGACGCGAGCGCGGAGTGCGGCTACCCGGTCGAGGTGCAACTCGCCCTGCGCGACGAACTGGCGGACCGCTTCGCCGACATCCCCGTCCTCACCGTCTGCACGAAGGCCGACCGTGCGCGGGACATCGAGGCCGACGCCTACCTCAGCGTCACCGAGGAGGAGGGCGTCGAGGAACTGCTCGACGCGGCGGTCGAGGCGGTCGACTACGAACTCGAACTCCCGTTCGAGGGGTAG
- a CDS encoding SIMPL domain-containing protein, protein MPSRTTRTNVTLAGALALLLVTAGCLSTATPGAGAPSIENGRNAVSVTGTGTVEAAPDRAELHLAVVATAESADAARERAAEDAARLREALRAAGVPDDAVETVGYSLGAEYDYGEKRREVVGYRAVHTYRVTLSDVDAAGSVVDAAVENGAARVSSVRFTLSEERREKLRARAIERAMDRARSDAEAVAAAGDLTLGGIESASTVDHGLPRPVYAEAAVAAGSDGGAKTRFDPGRVAVTATVTVDYAIE, encoded by the coding sequence ATGCCATCGAGAACGACGAGAACGAACGTCACGCTGGCGGGAGCGCTCGCGCTCCTGCTCGTCACCGCCGGCTGCCTCAGCACCGCAACCCCGGGAGCGGGGGCCCCGTCGATCGAGAACGGGCGAAACGCCGTCAGCGTCACCGGGACGGGGACGGTCGAGGCCGCCCCCGATCGGGCAGAACTCCACCTCGCGGTCGTGGCGACCGCCGAAAGCGCCGACGCGGCCCGCGAGCGGGCGGCCGAGGACGCCGCACGACTGCGTGAGGCGCTCCGCGCGGCCGGCGTCCCCGACGACGCCGTCGAGACGGTCGGCTACTCGCTCGGCGCGGAGTACGACTACGGCGAGAAGCGGCGCGAGGTCGTCGGCTACCGCGCCGTCCACACCTACCGCGTCACGCTGTCGGACGTGGACGCCGCCGGTTCGGTCGTCGACGCGGCGGTCGAGAACGGGGCGGCGCGCGTCTCCTCGGTGCGGTTCACGCTCTCCGAGGAGCGCCGCGAGAAACTCCGCGCGCGGGCCATCGAGCGGGCGATGGATCGCGCGCGAAGCGACGCCGAGGCCGTCGCCGCGGCCGGCGATCTGACGCTCGGCGGGATCGAATCGGCCTCGACGGTCGACCACGGCCTCCCGCGCCCGGTCTACGCCGAGGCGGCGGTGGCGGCGGGAAGCGACGGCGGCGCGAAGACGCGGTTCGACCCCGGTCGCGTGGCGGTGACGGCGACCGTGACGGTCGACTACGCGATCGAGTGA